A single window of Vigna unguiculata cultivar IT97K-499-35 unplaced genomic scaffold, ASM411807v1 contig_696, whole genome shotgun sequence DNA harbors:
- the LOC114172817 gene encoding pre-mRNA 3' end processing protein WDR33-like — MDQYQGPDDPDGPDDPDDPDGLDDLNELDDLNGLDDPDGPDNPDGTDNTNRLNDTNGPDDPNGSDNPDGPDMPDDPDRPVQTVGPIQVVEHVRVVGPVWVVRLPDLFSSVVPPGPFGSSGPRDPFGSLGPPDPFGSLGLLDPFGSSSPLNPFRSSGLLGPFGSSNLLVLIGSSGPPGSSGYWARLARRVIGLTRIF; from the exons ATGGATCAATATCAAG gcccgGATGACCCGGAtggacccgacgacccggacgacccagatgggctcGACGACCTGAACGAGCTTGACGACCTGAACGGGCtggacgacccagacgggccggACAACCCAGACGGGACCGACAACACGAACAGGCTCAACGACACGAACGGGCCGGACGACCCGAATGGATCCGACAACCCGGATGGGCCAGACATGCCAGACGACCCGGATAGACCCGTCCAAACAGTCGGGCCCATTCAGGTAGTCGAGCATGTTCGAGTCGtggggcccgtctgggtcgtcag GCTGCCTGACCTGTTTTCGTCAGTGGTCCCGCCTggtccgttcgggtcttcgggtccGCGTGACCCTTTCGGGTCTTTGGGTCCGCCTGACCCattcgggtctttgggcctgCTTGACCCGTTCGGTTCTTCAAGCCCGCTTAACCCGTTCAGATCATCGGGCCTTCTTGGCCCGTTCGGATCTTCGAACCTACTTGTCCTgatcgggtcttcgggcccacctgGCTCATCTGGTTATTGGGCCCGCCTGGCCcgtcgggtcatcgggctcactCGAATTTTCTGA